A genome region from Purpureocillium takamizusanense chromosome 8, complete sequence includes the following:
- the ACF2 gene encoding Endo-1,3(4)-beta-glucanase (EggNog:ENOG503NTYF~COG:G~CAZy:GH81) — protein sequence MVSNDIFAEPIDTKAPPSNIAVREDHPVPRKGIQTKAPLQTNKFYSNFFLGDQLGPTYTFPYSVQWAGGKGASSSWGISCSHIEAHQRVFGQEKFNGAVSYYLNPVGIQSMVISAKELGNSTRLSLDSITAFSARIGLSKDDKSPPAVLFPLVQGMAYITAQFDGAVPLLQTGVYFKTMSRITREPKEHVAKYTFKLEDGTTWRVYAWKSKGDDLDLEVINNGLAQSKKPFHGVLQVCKDPDTPNSEKILDDGAGIYPVAVALSGSASGATGSYSFRFQKEGHQAGDLYMYALPHHVDSFNSETKQRIQKVQLQSTTKGMATLVKGTYWTMVEPHMPVDIGFDPWHPEKGNISQLSDKAKRTIRAAAAKEVSQDMISQSNLDSMYFSGKALAKFATILYVINNLIGDKALAQTGLGQLKAAFAIFVANKQKFPLTHETAWGGVVSSASYVTGDAGADFGNTYYNDHHFHYGYHILAAATIGEMDPEWAKANADYVNTLVRDVANPSTKDGFFPMWRNFDWYHGHSWAHGLYAAMDGKDQESSSEDMMHAYALKMWGKVTGDTDLEARSNLQLAIISRSLSSYYLYRDDNSVQPKQFIGNKVAGILFENKIDHTTYFDPHIEAIQGIHMIPILPPTPFVRVREFVKEEWDAFFSNGRIDDIQNAWKGIIYASYATVDPKKAWEFFTSETFDPQWLDGGASMTWFMAYAAALGDI from the exons ATGGTTTCCAACGACATCTTTGCTGAGCCTATCGACACCAAGGCGCCCCCGTCCAACATTGCGGTCCGAGAAGACCATCCTGTACCTCGAAAAGGCATCCAGACAAAGGCGCCTCTCCAGACAAACAAGTTTTATTCCAACTTCTTCCTGGGAGATCAGCTCGGACCGACGTATACTTTCCCCTACTCTGTCCAGTGGGCAGGGGGGAAGGGCGCCAGCTCGAGCTGGGGCATCTCATGTTCGCACATCGAGGCTCATCAAAGAGTCTTTGGTCAGGAGAAGTTCAATGGAGCGGTATCTTACTATCTCAATCCTGTAGGGATCCAGTCCATGGTGATCTCGGCCAAGGAGCTAGGCAATAGCACACGCCTTTCCCTCGACAGCATCACGGCCTTCTCTGCCCGTATCGGACTCAGCAAAGACGACAAGTCACCGCCAGCGGTACTTTTTCCTCTAGTGCAGGGTATGGCGTACATTACGGCACAATTCGATGGTGCAGTCCCACTGCTCCAGACCGGCGTGTATTTCAAGACTATGAGTCGAATTACACGGGAGCCAAAGGAGCATGTTGCCAAGTACACTTTCAAGCTCGAGGACGGAACTACGTGGCGGGTGTACGCATGGAAGAGCAAAGGAGACGATCTCGACCTTGAGGTTATCAATAACGGGCTGGCCCAGTCGAAGAAACCGTTTCATGGCGTTCTCCAAGTCTGCAAGGATCCAGACACACCCAACTCTGAAAAGATactcgatgatggcgccggtATTTAccctgtcgctgtcgctctGTCTGGCTCAGCCTCTGGCGCCACGGGAAGCTACTCCTTCAGGTTTCAGAAGGAAGGCCACCAGGCAGGAGACCTATACATGTATGCGCTCCCACATCATGTCGATTCATTCAACAGCGAGACGAAACAACGGATCCAGAAGGTCCAGCTACAATCAACAACAAAGGGCATGGCAACCTTAGTCAAAGGGACCTATTGGACCATGGTTGAGCCGCACATGCCCGTGGACATCGGCTTTGATCCGTGGCACCCAGAAAAGGGCAATATTAGTCAACTCTCGGACAAGGCCAAACGTACAAtccgcgccgctgcagccaaGGAGGTGTCTCAAGACATGATATCGCAGTCCAACCTGGATTCAATGTACTTCAGTGGCAAG GCACTCGCCAAGTTTGCGACGATTCTGTACGTCATCAACAATTTGATTGGGGACAAGGCTCTCGCGCAGACTGGACTCgggcagctcaaggccgccttTGCCATTTTCGTCGCGAACAAGCAAAAGTTTCCCCTCACTCATGAGA CTGCATGGGGCGGAGTGGTGTCTTCTGCAAGTTATGTCACGGGTGACGCGGGTGCTGACTTTGGCAATACCTACTACAACGATCACCACTTCCACTATGGCTATCATAttctcgcggcggcgactatCGGCGAGATGGACCCCGAATGGGCCAAAGCAAACGCCGACTACGTCAACACTCTTGTGAGAGACGTTGCCAACCCCAGCACCAAGGACGGCTTCTTCCCAATGTGGCGAAATTTTGATTGGTACCACGGTCACAGCTGGGCCCATGGTCTTTATGCCGCTATGGACGGCAAG GACCAAGAGTCAAGCTCAGAAGACATGATGCATGCGTACGCCCTCAAAATGTGGGGTAAGGTCACTGGGGACACCGACTTGGAGGCCAG GAGCAACTTGCAGCTGGCGATAATATCGCGAAGTTTGTCAAGTTACTACCTGTACCGAGACGACAACTCAGTGCAGCCGAAACAATTCATCGGCAACAAAGTCGCAGGTATACTGTTTGAGAACAAGATTGACCACACGACGTACTTTGATCCGCATATCGAGGCAATTCAAGGCATCCACATGATCCCTATCCTGCCACCGACGCCTTTTGTCCGCGTCAGAGAATTTGTCAAGGAAGAATGGGACGCGTTCTTCAGCAACGGTCGCATAGACGACATTCAAAACGCTTGGAAGGGCATCATATACGCCAGCTATGCAACAGTAGACCCGAAGAAGGCGTGGGAGTTCTTCACCTCGGAGACGTTTGACCCGCAGTGGCTGGACGGTGGAGCGTCGATGACATGGTTCATGGCGTACGCCGCAG CATTGGGTGATATCTGA
- a CDS encoding uncharacterized protein (COG:O~EggNog:ENOG503P086), producing MSDYEDAVDSEPPAIEPYEVLGLERDATADQIKSAYRKAALKNHPDKVPDNQKSAAHDRFQSIAFAYAVLSEPARRKRYDATGSTAESIIDAEGFNWSDYYQEQFKDAISSDAISKFAEKYKGSDEEKDDLLIAYEQCDGDLDQIYERVILSDVVEDDKRFRRIIDEAIEREDVPAFDAYVKESKKRRAARLKAAKAEATEAEDYAKELGVHDKLFGAKKSKKAKGSSEDDLAALIQKRQQDRSAAFLDQLAEKYGAKESKKKGKKRAVEEEPSEEAFQAAAAKLKGSKKSRR from the exons ATGTCCGACTACGAGGATGCCGTGGACAGCGAACCGCCCGCAATAGAGCCGTACGAggttctcggcctcgagcgcgatGCCACAGCCGACCAAATCAAGAGCGCGTATCGCAAGGCCGCCCTCAAGAACCACCCTG ACAAGGTCCCGGATAACCAAAAGTCAGCCGCGCATGACCGATTTCAATCCATCGCCTTCGCTTACGCCGTGCTGTCCGAGCCTGCGAGGCGAAAGCGCTACGATGCaacgggctcgacggccgaaTCGATTATCGACGCCGAGGGATTCAACTGGAGCGACTACTACCAGGAGCAATTCAAGGACGCAATATCTTCTGACGCCATTAGCAAGTTTGCGGAAAAGTACAAGGGTTCTGACGAGGAAAAGGATGATCTGCTCATCGCGTACGAGCAGTGCGACGGGGACCTGGATCAGATCTACGAGCGCGTCATCCTCAGTGACGTGGTCGAAGACGACAAGCGATTTCGCCGCATAATCGACGAGGCTATTGAGCGGGAGGACGTGCCAGCGTTTGACGCCTACGTCAAGGAGAGCAAGAAGAGGCGGGCCGCGAGGCTaaaggcggccaaggcggaggCGACCGAGGCAGAGGACTATgccaaggagctcggcgtGCATGACAAACTCTTTGGGGCGAAGAAGTCGAAGAAGGCAAAAGGAAGCTCGGAGGACGACTTGGCTGCTCTGATTCAGAAGCGGCAGCAAGACAGGTCGGCCGCCTTCTTAGACCAGCTCGCAGAAAAGTATGGCGCAAAGGAatccaagaagaagggcaagaagagggCCGTAGAAGAGGAGCCGTCGGAGGAAGCTTTTCAAGCCGCGGCCGCAAAGCTCAAAGGCTCCAAGAAGTCTCGGCGATAG
- a CDS encoding uncharacterized protein (COG:S~EggNog:ENOG503P4PE), with product MTDAPGPEIYPRYCFHLSPTSNKWCLLRAAEVHALDQHAGFEGENFFFYKNLPIKWVRVVGVVVAIDDFFGRRVYTVDDSSGACIEALITRPTGKDPNGMVTEKAQQTTTTMANAAALVPEKYKDIHVGSVVDVKGQVSEYRGEKQVIVENMAIVPSTAHEVLLWEKRADFRRTILDKPWVVSRRDLRRCRKEAERSEEEDAARKRRRSEAKEKKSRRQEEEALRGHAITGSRDKKSTRSQAIRDDMRELIRGGALEVAGKYSALGL from the exons ATGACCGACGCGCCCGGTCCCGAAATCTACCCGCGCTACTGCTTCCATCTGTCGCCCACCAGCAACAAGTGGTGTCTGCTGCGCGCCGCTGAGGTTCACGCGCTGGACCAGCACGCCGGCTTTGAAG GGGAGAACTTCTTCTTCTACAAGAATCTACCGATAAAATGGGTGCGcgtggtcggcgtcgtggtcgcgATTGACGACTTCTTCGGCCGGCGCGTCTacaccgtcgacgacagcagcggggCATGCATCGAGGCTCTGATTACGCGGCCAACCGGCAAGGATCCCAACGGGATGGTGACGGAGAAGGCccagcagacgacgactacgatggccaatgccgccgcccttgtccCGGAAAAGTACAAAGACATTCACGTGGGGAGCGTGGTCGACGTCAAGGGACAGGTTTCCGAGTATCGAGGCGAGAAGCAAGTCATAGTCGAGAACATGGCCATCGTCCCAAGTACAGCGCATGAAGTACTTCTCTGGGAGAAGCGGGCCGACTTTCGGCGAACCATCCTCGACAAGCCCTGGGTGGTGAGCCGACGCGACCTCCGACGATGTCGCAAGGAGGCAGAGAGATCAGAAGAAGAGGATGCGGCGCGCAAGCGGCGCCGctccgaggccaaggagaagaagagccggaggcaggaagaggaggcaTTGCGCGGACACGCGATCACCGGCTCTCGGGACAAAAAGAGCACGCGCAGCCAGGCGATCAGGGACGATATGCGGGAACTaatccgcggcggcgctttGGAGGTGGCGGGGAAATACAGCGCTTTAGGTCTGTGA
- a CDS encoding uncharacterized protein (CAZy:GH115~EggNog:ENOG503NYQ8~COG:S), translated as MFEQPIVAFEPGKGFDLVGADIYIEKNEPEGVFIAARNLSKDFAKVTGNGGNAVITERPSPTKSRSVIIIGSVPQSSTIRSLQNRGDIDTTPIEGKWESWMTTCVASPFQGLFDNALVIVGSDKRGTIFGIYSLCEQIGVSPWHWWADVPPKRHDGIWALPVSTHNGEPSVKYRGIFINDESPGMDSWVHEKFGPKFDARLYHYIFELLLRLKANFMWPAMWRGYPYPGRSFFVDDPKNQALADTYGIVMGTSHHEPMQRAMNEWSTTQPDGTWDWDTNRAKVTQYFEEGAERARPYESYFTLGMRGEGDNPINGSDPPRILREVLATQRDIIKNNYGREDGVLQLMALYNEVQKYYDNGLEIPEDVTLLFSDDNFGTLRRLPNEDELKRSGGSGFYYHFQYTGYPRCYRWMNSNTLGKAWHQLQLAYERGANRIWVINVGDLKPIEVPMSFAFDLAWNVKSIRADAFTTYYKGLATREFGDEHSGRIAKAWNDFDRLVALRKQDHIDVDTFVLLKYNEADNIVARWKKLYKDAKSINVELDEQYKSAFFQLVLQPIKASYICTLLRVTQYRNQLFAKQRRNTTNVLFFRSLKLLDKDHELTQEYHRINNGKWNHYLRQPHYGYGPTGAQPSRNMIEGLCYVQTKEDSNPSIGHMGIAVEGNEGINPGHINEDSDRTHPSRKWLEPGVTLPFATPYGPQSRYFEVFHRGTKAFSWIAKPQYDWITLSQYQGHLSPQDNDTRVTILIDWPRVPPAFDESVYIEIIGTRDGYEKVHMVVRNYYAPDEFTGFVETSGHLAIDAGNWATAPYISLPALGRPLAGSVTLPNDTDFSKADELPFLRYPVWVFSGRDNANLELQFNMTLETNPRERMEYDLRWDGGEVQRHRLTEDDPGNDKELPRGWNVAVMDCVWRKNHNLRGVGVGAHTLEIRFRKPNMILEKLMMDLGDLRYTYLGPPESDYVRGTNGNVVEVGIEDSLDLKLDL; from the exons ATGTTTGAGCAACCAATTGTGGCCTTTGAGCCTGGAAAGGGCTTCGATCTTGTCGGCGCAGACATCTACATCGAAAAAAATGAGCCCGAGGGCGTCTTCATTGCGGCGCGGAACCTCTCCAAGGACTTTGCCAAGGTCACCGGGAATGGCGGCAACGCCGTGATCACGGAGCGCCCCTCACCGACAAAGTCCAGGTCGGTCATCATTATTGGGTCTGTGCCACAGTCTTCGACCATTCGTAGCTTGCAGAATCGTGGGGACATCGACACAACTCCCATTGAGGGCAAGTGGGAGTCTTGGATGACCACCTGCGTCGCCAGTCCTTTCCAAGGGTTGTTCGACAATGCTTTGGTCATTGTGGGCAGCGACAAGCGAGGAACCATATTTGGCATATACTCTCTTTGCGAGCAGATCGGGGTCTCACC GTGGCACTGGTGGGCCGATGTGCCGCCAAAGAGGCATGATGGGATCTGGGCGTTGCCCGTATCAACCCACAACGGCGAGCCAAGCGTCAAATATCGCGGCATCTTCATTAACGATGAATCGCCCGGTATGGACTCGTGGGTGCATGAGAAGTTCGGACCCAAGTTCGACGCCAGGTTGTACCACTACATCTTCGAACTCTTGCTCCGACTCAAAGCCAACTTCATGTGGCCGGCCATGTGGCGAGGATATCCCTATCCGGGCCGCTCGTTCTTCGTTGACGACCCCAAAAATCaagccctcgccgacacGTACGGAATCGTCATGGGGACATCTCACCATGAGCCGATGCAGAGAGCGATGAACGAGTGGTCCACGACGCAGCCCGACGGGACGTGGGATTGGGACACGAACCGAGCCAAGGTCACGCAGTACTTTGAAGAAGGTGCGGAGCGGGCAAGGCCCTACGAGTCGTACTTTACCCTCGGcatgcgaggcgagggcgacaaTCCCATCAACGGCAGCGATCCGCCGAGGATCCTGCGCGAGGTGCTGGCGACTCAACGAGACATAATAAAGAATAATTACGGccgcgaggatggcgtcctTC AGCTCATGGCACTATACAACGAGGTGCAGAAATACTATGACAATGGACTGGAGATTCCAGAGGATGTCACGCTCTTGTTCTCAGACGACAACTTTGGTACGCTTCGCCGGCTGCCAAATGAGGACGAACTCAAGAGGTCTGGTGGTTCTGGG TTCTACTACCACTTCCAGTACACTGGGTATCCGCGGTGCTACCGGTGGATGAACAGCAACACCCTG GGCAAGGCGTGGCATCAACTCCAACTTGCCTACGAGCGAGGCGCCAATCGCATTTGGGTAATCAACGTTGGTGACCTCAAGCCGATCGAGGTGCCGATGAGCTTCGCCTTCGACTTGGCCTGGAATGTCAAGTCCATACGCGCGGATGCCTTCACCACCTACTACAAGGGGCTTGCCACGCGCGAGTTCGGAGATGAGCACTCTGGTAGAATCGCCAAGGCGTGGAACGACTTCGATCGGCTCGTTGCATTGCGCAAACAGGACCACATCGACGTGGACACCTTTGTCTTGCTCAAGTACAATGAAGCGGACAACATTGTTGCGCGATGGAAGAAGCTGTACAAAGATGCGAAGTCCATCAatgtcgagctcgacgaaCAGTACAAGTCGGCGTTTTTCCAGCTCGTGCTGCAGCCCATTAAGGCGTCGTATATATGTACACTGTTGCGCGTCACTCAGTACCGAAACCAGCTATTTGCAAAGCAGCGGCGAAACACGACCAATGTGCTCTTTTTCCGAAGCCTCAAGCTGCTTGACAAGGATCACGAGCTGACCCAAGAGTACCACCGCATCAACAATGGGAAATGGAACCACTACCTGCGGCAGCCGCACTACGGGTATGGACCGACCGGCGCCCAGCCATCGAGGAACATGATTGAAGGTTTGTGTTACGTCCAGACCAAGGAGGATTCGAACCCTAGCATTGGCCACATGGGCATCGCAGTAGAGGGCAACGAGGGTATCAACCCGGGGCACATCAATGAGGACTCGGATCGGACGCATCCATCGCGTAAATGGCTCGAGCCAGGTGTCACGCTACCCTTTGCCACGCCCTATGGCCCTCAATCGCGGTACTTTGAGGTCTTTCACCGCGGCACGAAAGCCTTCTCGTGGATTGCGAAGCCGCAGTATGACTGGATCACTTTGTCTCAGTACCAAGGGCACCTCAGCCCACAGGACAACGACACCAGAGTCACCATCCTTATTGACTGGCCCAGGGTACCGCCTGCCTTTGACGAGAGCGTTTACATCGAAATTATTGGCACACGGGACGGCTACGAGAAAGTGCATATGGTGGTCCGAAACTACTACGCTCCTGACGAGTTcaccggcttcgtcgagacGAGCGGACATCTCGCCATCGATGCCGGCAActgggccacggcgccgtaTATTTCCCTTCCGGCGCTTggtcgcccgctcgccggGTCCGTCACGCTGCCCAACGACACCGACTTcagcaaggccgacgagctgccgtTCCTGCGGTACCCCGTCTGGGTCTTTTCGGGCCGCGACAACGCCAACCTCGAGCTGCAATTCAACATGACGCTCGAGACCAACCCGCGCGAGCGCATGGAGTACGACCTCCGCTGGGACGGGGGTGAGGTGCAGCGGCACCGCCTCACCGAAGACGACCCAGGCAACGACAAGGAGCTGCCGCGCGGCTGGAACGTGGCCGTCATGGACTGCGTGTGGCGCAAGAACCACAATctgcgcggcgtgggcgtgggcgctcAC
- a CDS encoding uncharacterized protein (EggNog:ENOG503P42A~COG:F), whose translation MQARTADDHKSVMQQALAEARKSPPKPTNFRVGALLVKLDEESFPTAVTGYTLECQGNTHAEESCLIKLAERHSTTEQELAKAITSPHALYTTMEPCSKRLSGKLPCVERVLRQSSWIKQVYVGVQEPDTFVQGNPGRRMLEEAGIEVHHVPGLEQEILEVATAGHIAQD comes from the coding sequence ATGCAAGCCAGAACCGCAGATGACCACAAGTCGGTGATGCAACAGGctctggccgaggccaggaAGTCGCCGCCAAAGCCCACCAACTTCCGAGTCGGGGCCTTGCTCGTCAAGCTAGACGAAGAGAGCTTTCCCACGGCGGTGACGGGATACACTCTTGAGTGCCAGGGCAACACACACGCCGAGGAGTCCTGCCTGATCAAACTTGCAGAGCGCCATTCGACTACAGAACAGGAgctcgccaaggccatcacgAGTCCCCATGCACTATACACGACCATGGAGCCGTGCTCGAAGCGTCTGAGCGGCAAGCTGCCCTGTGTCGAGAGAGTCCTCAGGCAAAGCTCCTGGATCAAGCAAGTCTATGTTGGGGTCCAGGAGCCGGACACTTTTGTCCAAGGGAACCCCGGTCGCCGAATGCTGGAGGAGGCTGGCATCGAGGTCCATCATGTTCCCGGGCTTGAGCAGGAGATCCTCGAGGTTGCAACCGCAGGTCACATTGCACAGGACTGA
- a CDS encoding uncharacterized protein (SECRETED:SignalP(1-26~SECRETED:cutsite=ASA-AD~SECRETED:prob=0.7819)~EggNog:ENOG503PGTS): MRLPTAGRLAASVLAVGALLVAVASAADGDVSWDKNKVLGIQGGLVPAGEPVMIYTNVSNSKYAKGGFEKMEVYLDVQGKQNATTFFPDVYCVIAPCVWTNVTAFNVTIPKDAFPSGAEMKIWSEIYGSHQPGKDPGGFVHPDEGVRFNLTSGNGSFSDYEKRNGWSIFGGGAYLFPCDVITCARMCMVMYLDPNKSGLTQSYTRTMKSCVEACGSYVESDLERRSDCITTNATDHKETGSKGGSDSGSGHGSDGKSKDGGESSAPGPVAVTDQAGRMLMVAWSLAWLVIWSF, translated from the exons ATGAGGTTGCCAACGGCGGGGCGTCTCGCCGCGTCGGTGCTTGCGGTCGGTGCGCTCCtcgtggcggtggcgagcgcggccgacggggaCGTGAGCTGGGACAAAAACAAGGTGCTGGGTATCCAGGGCGGCCTCGTTCCCGCAGGCGAGCCCGTCATGATTTACACCAACGTGTCAAACAGCAAATATGCCAAGGGCGGGTTCGAGAAAATGGAAGTCTACCTGGACGTGCAGGGGAAGCAGAACGCCACCACATTCTTCCCCGACGTCTACT GCGTCATCGCCCCGTGCGTCTGGACAAACGTCACGGCCTTCAACGTCACAATACCGAAGGACGCGTTCCCATCTGGGGCTGAGATGAAGATATGGTCCGAGATCTATGGGTCGCACCAGCCAGGAAAGGATCCAGGAGGCTTCGTCCACCcagacgagggcgtgcgATTCAACTTGACGAGCGGCAACGGGTCCTTCTCCGACTACGAGAAACGCAACGGCTGGTCcatcttcggcggcggcgcataTCTCTTCCCTTGCGACGTCATCACCTGCGCGAGGATGTGCATGGTCATGTATCTGGACCCCAACAAGTCGGGTCTGACCCAGTCATACACACGAACGATGAAGAGCTGTGTCGAAGCATGCGGGTCATATGTTGAGTCCGACCTGGAGCGGCGCAGCGACTGCATCACGACCAATGCGACAGACCACAAAGAGACGGGGTCCAAGGGTGGATCGGACAGCGGATCGGGCCATGGATCTGACGGCAAGTCCAAAGACGGTGGTGAATCGTCAGCTCCGGGGCCGGTGGCCGTGACGGATCAGGCCGGGCGGATGCTGATGGTGGCTTGGTCGCTGGCGTGGCTTGTCATCTGGAGCTTCTGA